Proteins encoded within one genomic window of Corynebacterium aurimucosum:
- a CDS encoding BCCT family transporter produces MTDSTNSDNVKDTEVSSAASQGQSSPAAVEEYRTVDERLEASSATSQLQDMLTNKAFDPAAEPAPVEEQENDEYGPGGIDSPIDWTIVGIAGLLVAAFVAWGLAAPESFASFSSNALSFVVNNFGWAYVLFGTIFVIFVICIAASKFGTIRLGKINEEPEFSTVSWIAMMFAAGMGIGLMFYGASEPLNYFKNGVPGHGENEVGTSMATAMFHWTLHPWAVYAIVGLAIAYSTFRIGRKQLLSQAFVPLIGQRAADGAVGKIIDILAIFATVFGTACSLGLGAMQIQAGLQASGIIENPTQNVVIGIVLVLTLAFILSAMSGVGKGIQYLSNTNMVLAALLAIFVFIFGPTVSILNQIPGSIGNYLANFTEMIARTAESDNGTAGEWLSTWTIFYWAWWVSWSPFVGMFLARISRGRSVREFCVGVLLVPAGVSTVWFAIFGGTAIHMEQKGNSISGESAEQELFNLLQSLPGGFIAGIVAALLLATFFITSADSASTVMGSMSQSGATTAKPWLSAAWGVLTAAVGLTLLLSSEDALSNLQNVTIVAALPFLFILVGLMFAIFKDLSNDVIYREYRESQAFQRKLARERRLHREFQREQAYKARRRQHSHKH; encoded by the coding sequence ATGACAGACTCGACAAATTCAGACAATGTGAAGGACACGGAGGTGTCTTCGGCTGCTTCCCAAGGGCAGAGCTCGCCGGCTGCGGTGGAGGAATACCGCACTGTCGACGAGCGCCTCGAGGCATCTTCAGCCACGAGCCAGCTCCAGGACATGCTCACCAACAAGGCGTTCGATCCTGCGGCTGAACCTGCACCAGTTGAAGAACAAGAAAACGACGAGTACGGGCCCGGTGGCATCGATTCGCCGATCGACTGGACCATCGTGGGAATCGCCGGCCTGCTCGTTGCCGCCTTTGTGGCATGGGGCTTGGCCGCTCCAGAGAGCTTTGCGTCCTTCTCCAGCAATGCTCTGAGCTTCGTGGTGAATAACTTTGGTTGGGCCTATGTCCTCTTCGGAACAATCTTCGTTATTTTTGTCATCTGCATTGCTGCCTCTAAGTTCGGTACCATCCGCTTGGGCAAGATCAACGAAGAACCGGAATTCTCCACGGTCTCTTGGATTGCGATGATGTTCGCTGCCGGCATGGGCATCGGCCTGATGTTCTACGGCGCTTCCGAGCCGCTCAACTACTTTAAGAATGGCGTTCCGGGCCATGGTGAGAATGAGGTAGGAACCTCAATGGCCACGGCCATGTTCCACTGGACCCTGCACCCGTGGGCCGTGTACGCCATCGTGGGCCTCGCCATCGCTTATTCCACCTTCCGTATTGGTCGCAAGCAGCTGCTGAGCCAGGCTTTCGTGCCGCTCATTGGCCAGCGCGCTGCGGACGGTGCCGTGGGCAAGATCATTGACATCTTGGCCATCTTTGCCACTGTTTTTGGCACGGCTTGTTCGTTGGGTCTGGGTGCCATGCAGATTCAGGCAGGCCTGCAGGCCTCCGGAATCATTGAGAACCCCACGCAGAACGTCGTCATCGGCATTGTTCTCGTACTGACCTTGGCCTTTATTCTGTCGGCCATGTCGGGTGTGGGCAAGGGCATTCAGTACCTTTCTAATACCAACATGGTTCTGGCAGCTCTGCTGGCCATCTTCGTGTTCATCTTTGGTCCGACGGTGTCGATCCTGAACCAGATTCCGGGTTCCATCGGTAACTACCTGGCGAACTTCACCGAGATGATCGCTCGCACCGCCGAGTCCGATAATGGAACTGCCGGTGAGTGGCTGTCGACATGGACCATCTTCTACTGGGCATGGTGGGTTTCCTGGTCACCGTTCGTGGGCATGTTCCTTGCTCGCATTTCCCGCGGCCGTTCCGTCCGCGAGTTCTGCGTTGGCGTGCTCCTCGTCCCGGCTGGTGTCTCCACCGTGTGGTTCGCCATCTTCGGCGGTACCGCTATCCACATGGAGCAGAAGGGTAACTCCATCTCTGGCGAGTCTGCTGAGCAGGAGCTGTTCAACCTTCTGCAGAGCCTTCCCGGCGGCTTCATTGCGGGCATCGTTGCGGCACTGCTGCTGGCTACGTTCTTCATTACGTCGGCCGACTCGGCGTCGACAGTCATGGGTTCGATGTCCCAGTCTGGTGCCACTACCGCTAAGCCGTGGCTATCCGCGGCGTGGGGTGTGCTTACCGCTGCCGTCGGCCTGACCTTGCTGCTGTCGAGCGAAGATGCCCTGTCCAACCTGCAGAACGTCACCATCGTGGCAGCGCTGCCATTCCTCTTCATCCTCGTTGGCCTCATGTTCGCTATTTTCAAGGACTTGAGCAACGATGTGATTTACCGCGAGTACCGCGAGTCCCAGGCCTTCCAGCGCAAGCTAGCGCGTGAGCGTCGCCTGCACCGCGAGTTCCAGCGCGAGCAGGCCTACAAGGCCCGCCGTCGCCAGCACAGCCACAAGCACTAG